From Alphaproteobacteria bacterium, one genomic window encodes:
- a CDS encoding BolA family transcriptional regulator — translation MPLPSDQLEKILGEKFPDSQIQIDDLAGDNDHYRVHIAAPAFNGKSRVDMHKMVFAAIRGTPAEGIHALSLVTKATT, via the coding sequence ATGCCTCTGCCATCGGACCAATTGGAAAAAATCTTGGGTGAAAAATTCCCTGATTCGCAAATTCAAATCGACGATTTAGCCGGCGATAACGATCATTACCGCGTGCATATCGCCGCCCCGGCTTTTAATGGCAAAAGCCGCGTTGACATGCATAAAATGGTATTCGCCGCCATTCGCGGCACCCCGGCCGAAGGGATTCATGCCTTGTCTTTGGTAAC